A stretch of DNA from Halolamina litorea:
GGCGCCGATAGCCTGCTGTCCGAAGAACACCGCCGACCACGCGAGGTTGAAGACGAACTGTGCGGCGAACGTCAGCGCCGCGATTCGGGCACCACGCGGCGAGGAGCGCGCGCGGCGCCAGACGAGCCACGCGGCGACACCCATCAGCGCGAACAGCGTCGTCCAGACGGGCGCGAACACCCAGTTGGGCGGCGCCAACGCCGGGCGCACGAGGGTGTCGTACCACGTGTCCAGCCCCTGTACGGTGAACAGCGAGCCCGAGGCGCCGACGACCTCGACGACCAGCACCGAGAGCGCGAGCGTGAGCCACGGCCGGTCGTGCGGGAGATCACGGAAACGGGACATAGCCGACAGTTCTCGGCCATCGAACATATACGTACTGCCGGGGACGCGCGTTTAGCCGGTGTGTTACTTTCCACCCGTAGCGACGGTACGTGGCCATGCAGACTGTCGTTCTCGCCGCCGGCGAGGGAAGCCGAATGGGCGCACTGACCGAGGAAACCCCCAAACCCTGCCTCCCGGTCGCTGGGCGGCCGTTGGTGGCTCACACGCTCGACGCCGCCGTCGCGGCCGGTGCCTCGCGCTTCGTCGTCGTCGTCGGCTGCGGCGCCGAGCAGGTCCGCACGGCGCTCGGTGACCGCCACGCGGGGGTCCCCATCGAGTACTGCCGCCAGGACGAGCAGCGGGGGACTGCCGACGCCGTACTGGCCGCGCGCTCGCAGTTGGTCGACGCCCCTTTCGTCGTGCTCAACGGCGACGCGCTCTACGACACGCCGTCGCTGTCGCGGGTGTACGACGCGGTCCCGTCGGTCGGCTCGTACGTCGCCGAGGACCCGACTCAATACGGCGTGCTCACGCTCGAGGACGGCGCCCCCGCGGACGCCGGGAACTACGAACAGGCGCTCTCGTGGGACGGCGGCAGCGGCGCCGGGCGGGTCGTCGGCGTGACCGAGAAACCCGCCGACCCCGAGAGCAATCTCGTCAACGCGGGCGCGTACACCTTCCCGAGCCGAGCGCGGGACGCACTGGACGGGATCGACGAGAGCGAGCGCGGGGAGTTCGAACTCACGGACCTGCTGGAGGACCTCTGTCGGAGCGGCCACGTCGAGGCCGTCCCGTTCGCGCGCTGGATCGACGTCGGGCGGCCGTGGGAGCTGCTTGCGGCCAACGAGTGGAAACTCGATGAACTCACCACGCGCGTCGACGGCGACGTGGCCGCGGGGGCGACCCTCGACGGTCCGGTCGTCGTCGAGTCAGGGGCCACGGTCCACGACGGCGTCACGATCGAGGGGCCGGCGTTGATCGGCGCTGGTGCGAGCGTCGGCCCGAACGCGTTCATCCGAGGGGCGACGCTCGTTGGGCCGGACGCCCACATCGGACACGCCGTCGAGATCAAAAACAGCGTCATCGGCGAGGGGACGAACGTCGCGCACCTCTCCTACGTGGGTGACAGCCTGCTCGCCGACGACGTGAACCTCGGCGCCGGCACCGTCGTCGCGAACCTCAGACACGACGACGCGCCTGTGAAGCTGACAGTGAAAGGACAGCGGCGCTCGACCGGGCGCCGGAAGTTCGGCGCGGTGATCGGCCGTGGGG
This window harbors:
- a CDS encoding TspO/MBR family protein, which encodes MSRFRDLPHDRPWLTLALSVLVVEVVGASGSLFTVQGLDTWYDTLVRPALAPPNWVFAPVWTTLFALMGVAAWLVWRRARSSPRGARIAALTFAAQFVFNLAWSAVFFGQQAIGAGLVVIAVLWVLIVATIVTFARVDRRAGALLIPYLLWVSFATYLNYAFWTLN
- the glmU gene encoding bifunctional sugar-1-phosphate nucleotidylyltransferase/acetyltransferase, whose product is MQTVVLAAGEGSRMGALTEETPKPCLPVAGRPLVAHTLDAAVAAGASRFVVVVGCGAEQVRTALGDRHAGVPIEYCRQDEQRGTADAVLAARSQLVDAPFVVLNGDALYDTPSLSRVYDAVPSVGSYVAEDPTQYGVLTLEDGAPADAGNYEQALSWDGGSGAGRVVGVTEKPADPESNLVNAGAYTFPSRARDALDGIDESERGEFELTDLLEDLCRSGHVEAVPFARWIDVGRPWELLAANEWKLDELTTRVDGDVAAGATLDGPVVVESGATVHDGVTIEGPALIGAGASVGPNAFIRGATLVGPDAHIGHAVEIKNSVIGEGTNVAHLSYVGDSLLADDVNLGAGTVVANLRHDDAPVKLTVKGQRRSTGRRKFGAVIGRGVKTGINTSIDAGVTLSPSSQTGLGEAVTRDR